A region of Necator americanus strain Aroian chromosome I, whole genome shotgun sequence DNA encodes the following proteins:
- a CDS encoding hypothetical protein (NECATOR_CHRI.G2820.T1) — MNESENLNHLASRCRNGVVYEVTVNHSPYGCTEEVVVCFDPCGTAMMLVKLRRQTDFVKPLRQHLSDHCYTSRKCSLDESAAL; from the exons ATGAACGAATCAGAAAACCTCAATCATTTGGCCTCCAGATGTCGCAATGGAGTTGTGTATGAAGTGACTGTCAACCATTCGCCTTATGGCTGTACCGAAGAA GTTGTCGTATGTTTTGACCCCTGCGGAACCGCTATGATGCTGGTGAAACTTCGGCGACAAACAGACTTCGTCAAACCCTTGAGGCAACACCTCTCCGATCACTGCTACACGTCGCGAAAGTGCTCTTTAG atGAAAGCGCTGCTCTCTGA
- a CDS encoding hypothetical protein (NECATOR_CHRI.G2820.T2), whose translation MAVPKKLVLTLNVVASAHIRHNAVVLGVSVRSVMHSRSRSGNIRRSRLSQHLSDHCYTSRKCSLDESAAL comes from the exons ATGGCTGTACCGAAGAA ATTAGTTCTCACTTTGAACGTTGTGGCGTCTGCGCATATCAGGCATAATGCAGTTGTCCTGGGAGTATCAGTCAGGAGTGTCATGCATTCACGCTCACGTAGTGGCAACATTCGAAGAAGCAG GTTGTC GCAACACCTCTCCGATCACTGCTACACGTCGCGAAAGTGCTCTTTAG atGAAAGCGCTGCTCTCTGA